A single region of the Chelmon rostratus isolate fCheRos1 chromosome 5, fCheRos1.pri, whole genome shotgun sequence genome encodes:
- the LOC121606081 gene encoding zinc finger protein 2-like isoform X2, which produces MASVQSMRQFVCDRLTAAAQEILGAFEKKIEAYESEIVRQRRVLDSVVTTETKLHETELTQTSVDEDDEALLNQQQHCNQEMNSSLVPPDHSQIKEEHEERCVSQERQQLALQPETSTCTESVHSGHSQALDPDQMMGKDPQSSISNKDILSGSDRESSAVLAAESQDDITCTHRSATPRGLPVSTPNKKSNGENTSASTEKTLGDKTSDWNSTSGTHTEPTANNKCNSKATTSTSGTELTANERHYDENPTSEVNSESVPNKKGQDRNTTSATSTEQTSNNKCNDENTASTDSPEPTPNKKCNNENTTSNGDTVPTANKKNSDGNKTSPGSAELTSYEKHNSENTTSSKSTEPALNNKSNNKTTTSNGGNKLPNEKCNDENPTPEGNSEPTISKKSQHRRPTSTRSIEPIPKRNCENENIKGNDLSTAPTKSNEVAPNKKPNNGRTMSTRSKESVPHKRRNNRSPTSNGSTDLKPIKRHKDENRCTKRTQSENCDNESTSNGSTNPPPNRTDGNASGSGIQNEDNPYKCDSCGKVMTNLKNYKFHMKSHTVEKNFKCDTCGKMFRESWDLNKHIVIHSITKPFKCKVCGNGFNRRFNLDLHVRVHTGEKPFKCDTCDKSFSSRVNMKKHARIHTGEKPYTCSDCGKEFADSSSFKNHSRVHSGEKPFTCLFCKKKFATRTTLKRHSRTHTGEKPYKCNLCDKLFGHRTDLKGHVRTHTGEKPYICSTCGGQFSSWLKLNKHKHVHKSDAQNGSA; this is translated from the exons ATGGCTTCAGTCCAAAGTATGAGACAGTTTGTCTGTGACCGACTAACTGCGGCTGCTCAAGAAATATTGGGAGcctttgaaaagaaaattgaaGCTTACGAGTCAGAAATCGTTCGCCAGCGCAGAGTGTTGGACTCCGTTGTCACGACTGAGACGAAGTTACACGAAACAG AGCTCACACAGACATCTGTTGATGAGGATGACGAGGCTCttctgaaccagcagcagcactgtaacCAAGAGATGAACTCCAGTTTGGTCCCACCAGATCATTCACAGATTAAAGAGGAACATGAGGAAAGGTGTGTCAGTCAGGAACGACAGCAGCTTGCGCTGCAACCGGAGACTTCAACTTGTACGGAAAGTGTCCACAGTGGTCACTCTCAGGCTTTGGACCCTGACCAAATGATGGGTAAAGATCCTCAATCAAGCATCTCAAACAAAGATATATTATCTGGATCTGACAGGGAGAGTTCTGCAGTATTGGCAGCTGAGAGCCAAGATGACATAACTTGTACCCATAGAAGTGCAACACCAAGAGGACTTCCTGTGTCAACACCAAATAAGAAAAGCAATGGTGAGAATACATCAGCTAGTACAGAGAAGACGTTAGGTGATAAAACCAGCGATTGGAACTCAACATCAGGAACACATACTGAGCCAACAGCAAATAACAAATGTAACAGTAAGGCCACAACATCAACTAGTGGCACTGAGCTAACAGCAAATGAGAGACATTATGATGAGAACCCAACATCAGAAGTAAATAGTGAGTCAGTACCAAATAAGAAAGGTCAGGATAGGAACACAACATCAGCTACAAGTACTGAGCAAACGTCAAATAACAAATGTAATGATGAGAACACAGCATCAACCGATAGTCCAGAGCCAACACCAAATAAGAAATGTAACAATGAGAACACAACATCAAATGGAGATACTGTGCCAACagcaaataagaaaaacagtgatgggAATAAAACATCACCAGGAAGTGCTGAGCTGACATCTTATGAGAAACACAACAGTGAGAACACAACATCAAGTAAAAGTACCGAACCAGCACTGAATAACAAATCGAACAATAAGACCACAACATCAAATGGAGGCAACAAACTACCAAATGAGAAATGTAATGATGAGAACCCAACACCAGAAGGGAATAGTGAGCCAACAATAAGTAAGAAAAGCCAACATAGGAGACCAACTTCTACTAGAAGTATCGAGCCAATACCAAAAAGGAATTGTGAAAATGAGAACATAAA AGGTAATGATCTGAGCACTGCACCAACCAAAAGTAATGAGGTAGCACCAAATAAGAAACCCAACAATGGAAGGACAATGTCTACAAGAAGCAAGGAGTCAGTACCTCATAAGAGACGAAACAATAGGAGCCCAACATCAAATGGAAGCACTGACCTGAAACCAATTAAGAGACATAAGGATGAGAATAGATGTACAAAGCGAACACAAAGTGAGAATTGTGACAATGAGAGCACATCAAATGGAAGTACTAACCCACCACCAAATAGGACAGATGGGAACGCCTCAGGCAGTGGTATCCAGAATGAAGATAACCCTTACAAGTGTGACAGTTGCGGTAAAGTGATGACTAATTTGAAAAACTACAAATTTCATATGAAATCCCACACTGTTGAAAAGAATTTCAAATGTGACACTTGTGGGAAAATGTTCAGGGAGAGTTGGGATTTGAACAAACACATTGTAATTCACTCTATCACAAAGCCTTTCAAATGCAAGGTCTGCGGAAACGGATTCAACCGGCGTTTTAATCTCGACCTGCACGTTAGGGTTCACACCGGGGAAAAGCCGTTCAAGTGCGACACCTGTGATAAAAGCTTTAGCTCACGCGTGAACATGAAAAAGCACGCGAGAATTCACACAGGCGAGAAGCCTTACACCTGCAGCGACTGCGGGAAGGAGTTTGCAGATTCTTCGTCTTTCAAAAATCACTCGCGAGTGCATTCAGGAGAAAAGCCCTTCACGTGTTTATTTTGCAAGAAAAAATTTGCCACCAGGACGACTTTGAAAAGGCACTCCAGAACGCACACTGGTGAAAAGCCATATAAGTGCAACCTGTGTGACAAGTTGTTTGGTCATAGAACAGACCTGAAAGGACATGTGAGGACACACACTGGGGAGAAGCCTTACATATGCAGCACCTGTGGAGGTCAGTTCTCCAGCTGGTTAAAActcaacaaacacaagcatgttCACAAAAGCGATGCACAAAACGGCTCTGCTTAA
- the LOC121606081 gene encoding zinc finger protein 69-like isoform X1, with amino-acid sequence MASVQSMRQFVCDRLTAAAQEILGAFEKKIEAYESEIVRQRRVLDSVVTTETKLHETELTQTSVDEDDEALLNQQQHCNQEMNSSLVPPDHSQIKEEHEERCVSQERQQLALQPETSTCTESVHSGHSQALDPDQMMGKDPQSSISNKDILSGSDRESSAVLAAESQDDITCTHRSATPRGLPVSTPNKKSNGENTSASTEKTLGDKTSDWNSTSGTHTEPTANNKCNSKATTSTSGTELTANERHYDENPTSEVNSESVPNKKGQDRNTTSATSTEQTSNNKCNDENTASTDSPEPTPNKKCNNENTTSNGDTVPTANKKNSDGNKTSPGSAELTSYEKHNSENTTSSKSTEPALNNKSNNKTTTSNGGNKLPNEKCNDENPTPEGNSEPTISKKSQHRRPTSTRSIEPIPKRNCENENIKSAKSSLPTPPKKPSDGKIASARNTESTQNKKGNDLSTAPTKSNEVAPNKKPNNGRTMSTRSKESVPHKRRNNRSPTSNGSTDLKPIKRHKDENRCTKRTQSENCDNESTSNGSTNPPPNRTDGNASGSGIQNEDNPYKCDSCGKVMTNLKNYKFHMKSHTVEKNFKCDTCGKMFRESWDLNKHIVIHSITKPFKCKVCGNGFNRRFNLDLHVRVHTGEKPFKCDTCDKSFSSRVNMKKHARIHTGEKPYTCSDCGKEFADSSSFKNHSRVHSGEKPFTCLFCKKKFATRTTLKRHSRTHTGEKPYKCNLCDKLFGHRTDLKGHVRTHTGEKPYICSTCGGQFSSWLKLNKHKHVHKSDAQNGSA; translated from the exons ATGGCTTCAGTCCAAAGTATGAGACAGTTTGTCTGTGACCGACTAACTGCGGCTGCTCAAGAAATATTGGGAGcctttgaaaagaaaattgaaGCTTACGAGTCAGAAATCGTTCGCCAGCGCAGAGTGTTGGACTCCGTTGTCACGACTGAGACGAAGTTACACGAAACAG AGCTCACACAGACATCTGTTGATGAGGATGACGAGGCTCttctgaaccagcagcagcactgtaacCAAGAGATGAACTCCAGTTTGGTCCCACCAGATCATTCACAGATTAAAGAGGAACATGAGGAAAGGTGTGTCAGTCAGGAACGACAGCAGCTTGCGCTGCAACCGGAGACTTCAACTTGTACGGAAAGTGTCCACAGTGGTCACTCTCAGGCTTTGGACCCTGACCAAATGATGGGTAAAGATCCTCAATCAAGCATCTCAAACAAAGATATATTATCTGGATCTGACAGGGAGAGTTCTGCAGTATTGGCAGCTGAGAGCCAAGATGACATAACTTGTACCCATAGAAGTGCAACACCAAGAGGACTTCCTGTGTCAACACCAAATAAGAAAAGCAATGGTGAGAATACATCAGCTAGTACAGAGAAGACGTTAGGTGATAAAACCAGCGATTGGAACTCAACATCAGGAACACATACTGAGCCAACAGCAAATAACAAATGTAACAGTAAGGCCACAACATCAACTAGTGGCACTGAGCTAACAGCAAATGAGAGACATTATGATGAGAACCCAACATCAGAAGTAAATAGTGAGTCAGTACCAAATAAGAAAGGTCAGGATAGGAACACAACATCAGCTACAAGTACTGAGCAAACGTCAAATAACAAATGTAATGATGAGAACACAGCATCAACCGATAGTCCAGAGCCAACACCAAATAAGAAATGTAACAATGAGAACACAACATCAAATGGAGATACTGTGCCAACagcaaataagaaaaacagtgatgggAATAAAACATCACCAGGAAGTGCTGAGCTGACATCTTATGAGAAACACAACAGTGAGAACACAACATCAAGTAAAAGTACCGAACCAGCACTGAATAACAAATCGAACAATAAGACCACAACATCAAATGGAGGCAACAAACTACCAAATGAGAAATGTAATGATGAGAACCCAACACCAGAAGGGAATAGTGAGCCAACAATAAGTAAGAAAAGCCAACATAGGAGACCAACTTCTACTAGAAGTATCGAGCCAATACCAAAAAGGAATTGTGAAAATGAGAACATAAAATCTGCTAAAAGCAGTTTACCAACACCACCTAAGAAACCCAGTGATGGGAAAATAGCATCAGCCAGAAATACTGAGTCAACACAAAATAAGAAAGGTAATGATCTGAGCACTGCACCAACCAAAAGTAATGAGGTAGCACCAAATAAGAAACCCAACAATGGAAGGACAATGTCTACAAGAAGCAAGGAGTCAGTACCTCATAAGAGACGAAACAATAGGAGCCCAACATCAAATGGAAGCACTGACCTGAAACCAATTAAGAGACATAAGGATGAGAATAGATGTACAAAGCGAACACAAAGTGAGAATTGTGACAATGAGAGCACATCAAATGGAAGTACTAACCCACCACCAAATAGGACAGATGGGAACGCCTCAGGCAGTGGTATCCAGAATGAAGATAACCCTTACAAGTGTGACAGTTGCGGTAAAGTGATGACTAATTTGAAAAACTACAAATTTCATATGAAATCCCACACTGTTGAAAAGAATTTCAAATGTGACACTTGTGGGAAAATGTTCAGGGAGAGTTGGGATTTGAACAAACACATTGTAATTCACTCTATCACAAAGCCTTTCAAATGCAAGGTCTGCGGAAACGGATTCAACCGGCGTTTTAATCTCGACCTGCACGTTAGGGTTCACACCGGGGAAAAGCCGTTCAAGTGCGACACCTGTGATAAAAGCTTTAGCTCACGCGTGAACATGAAAAAGCACGCGAGAATTCACACAGGCGAGAAGCCTTACACCTGCAGCGACTGCGGGAAGGAGTTTGCAGATTCTTCGTCTTTCAAAAATCACTCGCGAGTGCATTCAGGAGAAAAGCCCTTCACGTGTTTATTTTGCAAGAAAAAATTTGCCACCAGGACGACTTTGAAAAGGCACTCCAGAACGCACACTGGTGAAAAGCCATATAAGTGCAACCTGTGTGACAAGTTGTTTGGTCATAGAACAGACCTGAAAGGACATGTGAGGACACACACTGGGGAGAAGCCTTACATATGCAGCACCTGTGGAGGTCAGTTCTCCAGCTGGTTAAAActcaacaaacacaagcatgttCACAAAAGCGATGCACAAAACGGCTCTGCTTAA